In Tenebrio molitor chromosome 6, icTenMoli1.1, whole genome shotgun sequence, one genomic interval encodes:
- the LOC138133159 gene encoding glutamic acid-rich protein-like: MTSLGEIAFIRDNIKNAPVKSIKALHMFIFESEGDRKNRSRLRAFKGFDFDEDTKEFETKLEYVVETLQVRELISITNLLCLDNDGDEDELSRKICCHLMNLSMLEKNEVNDDDEDDKDDEDDKDDEDDAEQYDVVTASKKKNSNKERRVTTSKKKEDNTKDDQDEERNQRRLRRVNNLKSSRPNDEEEDDNYAKCNSCFPLSFRDVEDSIRPFSGNDEYPVEKWIQDFEDTSVLLRWSRLQKFIFGKKSLKGLAKLYIQSECGISTWSQLREALLSEFSTRLNSAHLHQMLSSRKIQKKETVQEYFLIMKELASRGNVEDNALIQYTIDGITDDTSNKIILYGANNLKEFKRKLQIFESLRENSMKMFKTKKEPEIREEVMKKQDMKYKKEEGKQIRCFNCGLKGHRSIDCKFKEKGTKCFKCNNYGHRAKECNEDNKQKKQSEIEKKLSPTVYLSNSLQDEEPPENHEICNREVTDRVNSRNFKNVKLCGTDFEALIDTGSDVNLIKASAFLKIGAPRFEETPLTLTGLGNGKVKTLGKFSTKINIDNCELVTEIHIVSDEAISINDINLIIGRPILNKVTLIMNSEGVMVTENVTEMKETNLLNDEKKVQKRIAAEDENTTEENNALPEGEVSKKISDEDKIEDTEENLNDALKITSSEDDVGVESEENQNLDETFGSGEEKRNTNEDIESLGRKLEAAVDKIAKEINSNIPKNEDDVSQVNLEDKEVEEACEEGSTEKVEENFDNLGRRLVEAVDKMANELNCKNEEKDVCSVDVSEDKIEHSEGEVVTLIEERYELRKEAKQQIKKIHEENIKNYNRKRKMAREYKPGDQVAIKRKRTQFKTNAKILPKYLGRYEVIKKIGNDRYDVKKIGTHDGPRTTKSCAEMMKPWCQEDLDSFEANEFQDGRVVGNG; the protein is encoded by the coding sequence atgacatCATTGGGTGAAATTGCTTTTATCAGAGACAATATCAAAAATGCTCCTGTGAAGTCGATTAAAGCCCTTCAtatgtttattttcgaatCAGAAGGTGATCGAAAAAACAGATCAAGGCTGCGCGCATTCAAAGGATTTGATTTCGACGAAGATACTAAGGAATTTGAGACTAAACTTGAATACGTGGTTGAGACTTTGCAAGTAAGAGAGTTGATTTCTATTACTAATCTTCTCTGTCTCGACAATGATGGTGACGAAGACGAGCTATCAAGAAAAATTTGCTGCCACTTAATGAACCTTAGCATGTTGGagaaaaatgaagtaaatgacGACGATGAAGACGATAAAGATGACGAAGATGATAAAGACGATGAAGACGATGCAGAGCAATACGACGTGGTAACAGcttcaaagaagaaaaatagtAACAAAGAAAGAAGAGTCACAACCTCTAAGAAAAAAGAAGATAATACCAAAGACGACCAAGATGAAGAGAGAAATCAAAGAAGATTAAGAAGGGTAAATAACCTCAAAAGCAGCAGACCCAACGACGAAGAAGAAGATGACAATTATGCAAAATGCAATTCATGTTTTCCGTTAAGTTTTAGAGATGTGGAAGATTCAATTCGTCCTTTTAGTGGTAATGACGAGTATCCTGTCGAAAAATGGATTCAAGACTTTGAAGATACTTCCGTTTTGTTAAGATGGAGTCGATTACAGAAATTCATTTTCGGCAAGAAATCTTTGAAAGGTCTTGCTAAACTTTACATACAGAGTGAATGTGGTATCTCTACTTGGAGTCAACTGCGAGAAGCTTTGTTGTCTGAATTCTCAACTCGACTCAATAGCGCACATTTACATCAGATGTTATCGTCAAGAAAAATTCAGAAGAAAGAAACTGTTcaggaatattttttgattatgAAAGAACTGGCCTCAAGAGGTAATGTAGAAGATAATGCACTTATCCAATATACTATTGATGGCATCACCGACGACACgagtaacaaaattattctcTACGGAGCTAATAACTTAAAAGAGtttaaaagaaaacttcaaattTTCGAATCGTTGAGAGAAAATTCAATGAAGATGTTTAAAACTAAGAAAGAACCGGAGATTAGAGAAGAAGTAATGAAGAAGCAAGatatgaaatataaaaaagaagaagGCAAGCAAATTCGTTGTTTCAATTGTGGTTTAAAAGGCCATAGATCAATAGATTGCAAGTTCAAAGAGAAGGGAACAAAGTGCtttaaatgtaataattatGGACATCGTGCAAAAGAATGCAACGAAGATAATAAACAGAAGAAACAAAGCGAAATTGAAAAGAAATTATCCCCAACAGTGTATTTGTCAAATTCATTGCAAGACGAAGAACCACCTGAAAATCATGAAATCTGCAACAGAGAAGTAACAGATCGAGTAAATtcaagaaatttcaaaaatgtaaaactttGTGGTACAGATTTTGAAGCTCTAATCGATACTGGAAGTGacgttaatttaattaaggcaagtgcttttttgaaaataggtGCTCCACGCTTTGAAGAAACTCCACTTACACTCACTGGTTTAGGAAATGGAAAGGTAAAGACACTTGGAAAATTTtcgacaaaaataaacattgatAATTGCGAACTTGTGACCGAAATTCACATTGTATCGGATGAAGCAATCTCCATAAATGACATAAATCTCATAATTGGAAGACCAATCTTGAATAAAGTAACGTTAATCATGAATTCCGAAGGAGTGATggtaactgaaaatgtaaccgaaatgaaagaaacaaaCTTACTGAATGATGAAAAGAAAGTACAAAAGAGAATCGCAGCAGAAGATGAGAATACAACAGAGGAAAATAATGCATTACCAGAAGGTGAAGTTTCGAAGAAAATTTCAGATGAAGACAAAATTGAAGATACTGAAGAGAATCTAAATGATGCACTGAAAATTACAAGCTCTGAAGATGACGTTGGTGTGGAGAGcgaagaaaatcaaaatttggaCGAAACATTTGGGTCCGgtgaagaaaaaagaaacacGAATGAAGATATAGAAAGTTTAGGAAGAAAACTAGAAGCAGCTGTGGATAAAATagcaaaagaaattaattccaatATACCTAAAAATGAAGATGATGTTAGTCAGGTCAACCTTGAAGATAAGGAAGTGGAGGAGGCTTGCGAAGAAGGAAGCACCGAAAAagttgaagaaaattttgacaacttggGAAGAAGACTGGTTGAAGCTGTCGACAAAATGGCAAACGAGTtgaattgcaaaaatgaagaaaaagatGTTTGTTCTGTTGATGTTTCTGAAGATAAGATTGAACATTCTGAAGGAGAAGTTGTTACTCTAATTGAAGAAAGATATGAACTGCGCAAAGAAGCGAAACAACAGATTAAGAAGATCCACGAGGAAAACATCAAGAATTACAATAGGAAACGTAAAATGGCAAGAGAATATAAACCTGGAGACCAAGTTGccatcaaaagaaaaagaacccAATTTAAGACTAATGCCAAAATACTGCCCAAATATTTAGGTCGGTATGAAGTAATCAAGAAAATTGGAAATGACCGCTATGATGTTAAGAAGATCGGCACACATGACGGTCCGAGAACAACCAAATCATGCGCTGAGATGATGAAGCCCTGGTGTCAAGAAGATCTTGACTCGTTCGAGGCGAACGAATTTCAGGATGGCCGAGTTGTAGGAAATGGATAG
- the LOC138132554 gene encoding uncharacterized protein, whose translation MAPEITNCCGFSLKHGTIIIGIVQSVLAFMCLILTAAYAEHPHELLDMSDPSLHPDLTTLRCLLIIIAVASAVQCALSILLIFGAETNRPMLLVPWLIFNPVAIIVYIISILIAIIHHSGDNSTFFIIGHLVMGTIVSLIAFYNIIAVHSFYKHLKSLNF comes from the exons ATGGCTCCTGAAATTACGAACTGCTGCGGATTCAGTCTCAAACATGGAACCATCATTATCGGGATCGTTCAGAGCGTCCTCGCTTTTATGTGCTTGATTTTAACAGCGGCGTACGCAGAACATCCTCATGAACTTCTGGATATGTCCGATCCCTCCCTCCATCCAGATCTCACGA CTTTGCGATGCCTTTTGATTATCATCGCTGTTGCCAGTGCCGTGCAGTGTGCCCTCTCCATTTTACTCATCTTCGGAGCGGAAACC AATCGACCGATGCTTCTTGTACCGTGGCTTATCTTCAACCCTGTAGCTATCATCGTTTACATCATTTCAATCCTCATCGCTATAATCCACCATTCAGGAGACAACAGTACCTTCTTCATTATTGGCCACTTAGTCATGGGTACCATCGTGTCCT TGATCGCCTTCTACAACATCATCGCCGTTCACAGTTTCTACAAACATCTCAAGAGTCTCaacttttaa
- the LOC138132552 gene encoding uncharacterized protein, with translation MNNTLLWYSSLFKHITNWGFRTALAQFVVFLFIFLGVSYLSTLIDITLDGDSTAEFISRYEKYVVLASSLYMIVPFAFSNLFLFGLFHKNVRILKAFAIGSLTSCAVILIVVIGSGIFLALKGDAYIAYSLIVVGVVLEVFLVHGILIALGARHKYLHRSEGSVNSETEET, from the exons ATGAACAACACGCTGTTGTGGTACTCATCCCTCTTCAAGCACATAACCAACTGGGGCTTCCGCACCGCTCTGGCCCAATTC GTCGTCTTCctcttcatttttttgggCGTTTCGTACTTATCCACCTTGATCGACATCACACTCGATGGAGATAGCACAGCTGAGTTCATATCCCGAT ATGAGAAATATGTTGTTTTGGCCTCGTCGCTCTACATGATCGTACCGTTcgcattttcaaatttgttccTCTTCGGATTGTTCCAC aaaaatgtgAGAATTTTGAAAGCTTTCGCAATCGGAAGTCTCACAAGCTGTGCCGTCATCTTAATCGTGGTTATCGGATCTGGAATATTTTTAGCCCTTAAAGGCGACGCCTACATCGCCTACAGTTTAATTGTTGTTGGAGTTGTTCTTGAAG TGTTTTTGGTGCACGGCATTCTCATAGCTCTTGGGGCTAGACACAAATACCTCCACCGGAGTGAGGGCAGCGTGAATTCAGAAACTGAAGAGACCTAA